From the genome of Ahaetulla prasina isolate Xishuangbanna chromosome 15, ASM2864084v1, whole genome shotgun sequence, one region includes:
- the VSIG10 gene encoding V-set and immunoglobulin domain-containing protein 10, whose amino-acid sequence MASGVAACCVLLVLILCGRGGAAETEEVAVGELNGEVSLRCWNESSQVLVVQWFNGEPGTIPMLFSSDGTLPSDSRFSLVGNSSLHISGLRLEDEGHYVCREILAETNHTHKVQLLIADGPDRMEVSISPTGILPNGTLYAKRHDVLNFTCSSDSRPDSATKWDFKPLGSAQEPFTDVNGSRSSFVLKNVMPNYQGNYSCLATNLLSQRQKSATRELLVYYPPPSSPKCRAETSMENSQVVQLSCSWPGGYPSPTLQWINPEDLVMDSNTTHLANDTVVSLQGSRQLWGKEFICRGSHIANEKEMQNCTSRLERPSVMSNPMRSCFVGRSVEMTCELTAGNPAARITWLRNLSKVEMEIRSGGRFLVSQTDGVSTLVIQNCSTSRDRGSYICKAENPLGLREVYVHLKVTEPVNVAGIVGSVVVLLLLGVLVFAGILLYAGPQVCFKVNVLRNRDAGDILELMDSEEEDLYLESTSEPTLHQMEGIGNGCSTRSTESSFPETSISLEEMQRSKPTS is encoded by the exons AAACGGAAGAAGTGGCAGTTGGCGAACTGAACGGGGAGGTGTCCCTGCGATGCTGGAACGAGTCTTCTCAAGTGTTGGTGGTCCAGTGGTTTAACGGCGAGCCGGGTACGATACCCATGCTCTTCTCCTCCGATGGAACGCTGCCTTCAGACAGCCGCTTTTCCCTTGTGGGAAACAGCTCCCTACACATTTCGGGATTGCGCTTGGAGGACGAAGGTCACTACGTCTGCAGGGAGATACTGGCTGAGACCAACCATACCCACAAGGTCCAGTTACTGATAGCCG ATGGACCAGACCGGATGGAGGTCAGCATATCTCCCACCGGGATATTGCCAAATGGCACGCTTTATGCCAAAAGACACGATGTCTTGAATTTCACCTGCAGCAGTGACTCAAGGCCTGATTCGGCCACTAAGTGGGATTTTAAACCACTTGGTTCCGCGCAGGAACCGTTCACCGATGTCAACGGCTCACGGAGTTCTTTCGTGCTAAAAAACGTCATGCCCAACTACCAAGGGAATTACTCCTGCCTGGCCACCAACTTGTTGAGCCAACGTCAGAAGTCCGCCACCCGTGAACTCTTGGTGTACT ATCCCCCACCTTCGTCACCGAAATGTCGGGCCGAAACCTCCATGGAAAACTCTCAGGTCGTTCAACTGTCATGCAGCTGGCCGGGGGGCTACCCATCCCCTACACTCCAGTGGATCAACCCGGAGGATCTCGTCATGGATTCCAACACGACCCACCTTGCCAACGATACAGTGGTGTCTCTGCAAGGATCCCGCCAGCTTTGGGGCAAGGAATTTATCTGTCGCGGAAGCCATATCGCGAATGAGAAGGAGATGCAGAATTGCACCTCGCGCTTGG AGAGGCCCTCGGTCATGTCCAACCCGATGAGGAGCTGTTTTGTGGGGAGATCCGTAGAGATGACCTGTGAATTGACAGCCGGCAACCCAGCTGCGAGGATCACCTGGCTACGCAACCTCTCCAAGGTGGAGATGGAGATCCGGTCAGGGGGCAGGTTTCTCGTCAGCCAAACGGACGGGGTCTCCACCCTTGTCATCCAGAATTGCTCCACCAGCAGAGACCGAGGAAGCTACATCTGCAAGGCTGAGAACCCCCTGGGCCTGAGAGAGGTCTATGTTCACCTGAAGGTGACAG AGCCTGTAAACGTGGCTGGAATTGTGGGGTCTGTTGTAGTCCTTTTATTGTTGGGAGTTTTGGTCTTTGCTGGAATCCTTCTCTATGCAGGACCTCAGGTGTGCTTCAAAG TGAACGTGCTTCG GAATCGAGATGCAGGTGACATCCTTGAACTTATGGACTCAGAAGAAGAGGACCTGTACTTGGAGTCCACCAGCGAACCGACGTTACATCAGATGGAAGGGATAGGAAACGGATGTTCTACCAGATCTACTgaaa GCTCGTTTCCGGAAACGTCCATTTCCCTGGAGGAAATGCAGCGATCCAAACCCACCTCGTAG